The Bacillus sp. B-jedd sequence ACCGCTCGAAAGCGGAAAGCGAAATAAAGCAGGGGACGCTTCCAGCGCTTCATCCGGATGTAAAATGAAGCACTGGAAACGTCCTTTTCAGCGAAAAAAAAGAACCGGAAGGTGTTACCTTCCCGCTCAATAACTCGTATAACTTGCACTAACCCATCCATACTTCCCTTTGCTGTATTCAATCCGAAGCCATGTCTGCTTTTGCGAATTTAAATAAACATCCTTCACCGTAAAAACCTGATTCTTCTTAACTACGCCAACAATTTTCGAACCAGTGGTAGCGCTGGCACGCACATTCAACGCACTTGCTGTAATTTTTACAGTAGATTTCGCTTCTTTTATGTCGATAATCGGTTTCTTTTTCGGATCCAGCCATTTCAGAATCGTAACGAGGTCACCTTCATTCACAGCCACACACCCAAGTGTGTACTTTGTCGAACTCGTTTTTATATGCAAAAAAATCGCACTGCCGGCTCCCTTTACAATTGGGTTATCATTGTACCTAATCACAACGGCATACTTATACAAAGGATGGTTCAACCTTTCGAAAGACTTCCAACGGTCGGCCGGATTCCCTTTATAATTGACCCATTTGTTGTAATCTGGCGAGTTGACATCATCAATCCAATAGTCATATTTTGTTGCGGCTTTAAATGGGTAAATCATACCGGCCGGCTTTGGCGCCCAGCCGAAAGAAGTCCCCAGCAAATAAGTTCCAAGTGGCGTCTTCGCGTCCCCTTCTTTCCCTTTACCGATGCCAGACTTTCCTACAACCGCTTGGATAGGCGCCGAATACTTGACCCATTTGCCATTTTGCTTCACATATCTCTGCAAAATAGCAGACGAACTTGACTTAGCCGCTTCCACCACAATCATTTGGCTTGCCTCGCTTTTCAAAACCGAAGCGTTGGACACAGCCGCCTCAGCCTTGGAGGAAAAACCGCCCGCACTAAAAAACAAAACAACCGCTAATAAGGGCAAAAAAAACTTCTTTCTACCTTGAACGAAATGACTTCCTGTCATTATCTGAGCCTCCTTTTAATACCCTCAATTTTTAAACGAATCCTCGCAGCAAAAAAGAGAAAAAAGACCTAGATCTCGGAAATCAGGAGGAAATACCCTGTTTAAAACAATGGAACAAGGAGGCGACTCTAAAGCTTCATTTAAAACCAGAATGAAGCCGGAACCTCCCCAGTATCTCGCAAAAAAACAGGTAATTAGGAGCCATAAATTCGCTCATGAATGAAGGCTATTTTCTTTTCTTCATGGAAAGGGTTGGGCTCATGCTGATATTGGGGATAGGGAACGATGGTTTTGTCTTGGCTTCGTATATGGTTAAAGGCCGCATAAGCTGATGAGGGAGGAGTCGTGGAATCTTCCAGGCCGATACCCATTAATATAGGCACTTGGATATCCGGGCAAAAATGCAATGCATCGACATAGGCAAGTGTATCCAAAATTTTCGATTTCAAGTTGTTCTCCGGATTATGTAATTTTAAATAATTGATGAGTTCCATGTATGGGCCAGACAGGGAAACCTCCAAGGCACGGTCAAAGTGGGTCAAAAAAGGCCAATCACAGGCGACAAACTGGACTTTTACTTCCAAGCCGGCTGCAACAAGGGCCAGCCCTCCTCCCTGGGAAGCGCCATTGACTCCCAAAATAGTCGGCTTTA is a genomic window containing:
- a CDS encoding SH3 domain-containing protein: MTGSHFVQGRKKFFLPLLAVVLFFSAGGFSSKAEAAVSNASVLKSEASQMIVVEAAKSSSSAILQRYVKQNGKWVKYSAPIQAVVGKSGIGKGKEGDAKTPLGTYLLGTSFGWAPKPAGMIYPFKAATKYDYWIDDVNSPDYNKWVNYKGNPADRWKSFERLNHPLYKYAVVIRYNDNPIVKGAGSAIFLHIKTSSTKYTLGCVAVNEGDLVTILKWLDPKKKPIIDIKEAKSTVKITASALNVRASATTGSKIVGVVKKNQVFTVKDVYLNSQKQTWLRIEYSKGKYGWVSASYTSY